TACGCCTCAAACAAGCAGCGCGCGGGCCGCGTATACGTTCGGCCTATGGCTCGGCCACGAGAACAGAGCGGACTCGGGGGCTGGGCCATGCGCGCCGTGCATGCGCCGTCGCATCCAGAACAGCAAGCACGGTGGTGACAGACGGGGGCGGTGCGTCCATATAGTTGCTAGTGTCCACAATGCTATAGTGTTTATATAaactttatcgcaataaaacgcaagtAGCGCCTACAGCGCCTTGTGCGTCGATGAACCGCAGGGTCTATGTTCTAGGATCTTGTCTGTAGACAAAGCCACGTATTCATAATACCTACGAAAACGCGAATACCGTTGTAATTACGTCGCGGTATCAACGTGCGCAGCAAACCTAAACCAGAAAGAAATTGCGTCACCATAGCCGTTACCACCGACTAGTTCTGCCGAGGCGCGCTATCTTCCAGGTCATCTATTTGTGGTAATAAAGTAGTACGAATTCAATGTCGCTATGTGAGCGGAAATAGTGCTGCCATTTCCTGCCACTATATAGTCAGGAATGGTGCTTGGTGTCCAGAATATGCGTAAAGCAGAAAGTTGCTGATCCAGGCTCTTAGAGATGATACGTTACGATTTCATCGACGTTATACAACTGCGGGGGCACAGCTTTCTTGCCGAAAATTTGTTCGATTTCATCGAGGGTTTTCCCTTTCGTGTCAGGCACAAATATTACAAAGAGAACGAGCGTTACCGCCAGTAGTGAGCCATAGAACCAATATGCGGCTGCAGTGCCTATCAAGTGCACCAAGTCTGTATACGTCTTGGTTACGATGAAGCCGAACGCGTAGTAGAGGACTACGCATGCACCGGTTGCCACGCCCTTGGCCTTCAGCGGTATCAATTCTCCCACGAACACGAAGGGCAAGGGGCCGAGCCCGAGAGAGTAGCCGATAAAGAAGAGTGCGATGGAAGCCAGGGGAAGCCAGCCGTAGTCGTCGATAAAACTTTGGCCGTTCACTTCTTTCAGGTGGAAGCACAGGCCCAGCGCTACCAGGCTGgccacggacagtgcggtcgaAACGATGAAGAGCAGCTTGAGCCCCGCCTTGTCCGCGAGCAGGGTGGCGACCAGGAAGACCACCGCGAGGATTCCGCCCACGACGATGGCGCAATCGTCGGGCGCCATAGCGACGCCGGCCTCCTGGAATATGTCTTGAGCGAAGAAGAGCAGAATATTGATGGCCGACACCTGTTGCATGAATAGAGTCAGAAGGGCGCACAGGAAAGACTTGTAGACGTAAGGTTGCGCAATGTCGCCGAGGCTGAGACCCACGGATACGTCGGTCATGCTGCTTTCCATGGCTTTGAACTCGTTTTCAAAGTGCGCGCCCCGGTAGAACTGCATGCTTTTCATGGCCTCCTCGCGGCGTCCCTTTTGCAGGAGCCACAGTGGCGACTCTCTGACGTAGAGCAGAAAAGCGACGCCGCTAAGGACAGC
This Dermacentor silvarum isolate Dsil-2018 chromosome 6, BIME_Dsil_1.4, whole genome shotgun sequence DNA region includes the following protein-coding sequences:
- the LOC119455799 gene encoding facilitated trehalose transporter Tret1: MTDAGPVCDGTAVVESAMGSASDGRRRVYLAVAATYFGTASTGLACGYSAPALPDIRRTMHVSEDDAAWFGSLVLAGGIVGGVFSGQLLSLVGRRGAMVVAATLFTAGWLFLAFANSTALLFTGRVLTGGGMAVASAASAVFVAEVAPTSLRGALNTGCNFMVALGILVGYALGKWLNYQWLAAACLIPAVLSGVAFLLYVRESPLWLLQKGRREEAMKSMQFYRGAHFENEFKAMESSMTDVSVGLSLGDIAQPYVYKSFLCALLTLFMQQVSAINILLFFAQDIFQEAGVAMAPDDCAIVVGGILAVVFLVATLLADKAGLKLLFIVSTALSVASLVALGLCFHLKEVNGQSFIDDYGWLPLASIALFFIGYSLGLGPLPFVFVGELIPLKAKGVATGACVVLYYAFGFIVTKTYTDLVHLIGTAAAYWFYGSLLAVTLVLFVIFVPDTKGKTLDEIEQIFGKKAVPPQLYNVDEIVTYHL